DNA sequence from the Bacillota bacterium genome:
ATGTTCCTGCCATGCCTTATCCAAGGATCTTCCTTGGCCTAAGTCCCGGTAGTGGACAAACGCATGGAAAGCCCGATCCGACTCATGAGGCTGCCTCTCCCATGGCTCCATCCAGCCTCACCGCCTTCCGCCCGGTCTGGGCCTCCCACCTGGCTAGGACAATGTCCACGTATTTGGGCTGCAGCTCGACCCCATAGCAAACTCGTTTCGTTTTCTCCGCCGCGATCAACGTTGAACCTGAACCCAGAAACGGGTCCATCACCAGGTCTCCCCGCACAGTTGTAAGTTTGATCAAAAACTCAGCCAATCCGACTGGGTACATAGCCGGATGGTTCCATTTCTCCTGGTTACCTTGCAACCGAATGACGTTACCAGGCCGCGCTATCCCACGTCCTTGAGGCCCCTCATACGTTATATTGCCGGTAGCTTCTTTCTTGCGCTTATTTTGGGGTGTATATATAGGCACCTTGTCTGCTTGTTTTCCTACACTCTTAGGGAAGAAACGGATTTTCTGCTGCTTAGAAAAGTGAAACACCCGCCCGAATTCATCAACCAGGTTAGTTTCCTCGTTGCCTTCTTGGTCTTCTATCTCGCGGACAACTACATCTACCCCGTCACCTTTGGCAAACCAAAAGACGGGCTCGAAATCATTCCTCAGCCGATTAGGCCAGCCGCCTGGCAGTCCAGGTTTTGTCCAGACTAGCTCATCGACGAACCTCCAGCCGTACTGGTCGACCATCGCTATGACCAGCTTCATGACATACAGACTTCGCTGCCCGTCCTCAACATGCTCTTTTATGTTCAAGAAGAATGACCCGGCATCGTCGAGCACGTCCCAGAGAGCCCTCGCTACACCGCCAAACCATTCAGGGTATTCGTCCGCCGGTATGCTCCCGTAATCATCCTTCCGCTGCTGGGCATATGGAGGCGAGGTCACGATCGTGTTTACCTTCGCGCCCTGCATGAGCCGGTCCAGCAACCTGACATCAGTGCAGTCACCGCATGCCACCTTGTGATCACCTAAAACCCAGATATCCCCCGGATTC
Encoded proteins:
- a CDS encoding ParB N-terminal domain-containing protein is translated as MVKLKYQLKTIDLDELKPLPENPRVHPESMLAKLERSIKEFGFTNPILALPDGTILAGHARLEVARKLGLKQVPVIFIDLPREKALAYCIADNKIALDSTWDYPKLKDLLVELDTGEFDIEITGFGLDEIEQLLTELPDAENEGVIETPEIEKRANPGDIWVLGDHKVACGDCTDVRLLDRLMQGAKVNTIVTSPPYAQQRKDDYGSIPADEYPEWFGGVARALWDVLDDAGSFFLNIKEHVEDGQRSLYVMKLVIAMVDQYGWRFVDELVWTKPGLPGGWPNRLRNDFEPVFWFAKGDGVDVVVREIEDQEGNEETNLVDEFGRVFHFSKQQKIRFFPKSVGKQADKVPIYTPQNKRKKEATGNITYEGPQGRGIARPGNVIRLQGNQEKWNHPAMYPVGLAEFLIKLTTVRGDLVMDPFLGSGSTLIAAEKTKRVCYGVELQPKYVDIVLARWEAQTGRKAVRLDGAMGEAAS